Proteins from a genomic interval of Leifsonia shinshuensis:
- a CDS encoding ribose-phosphate diphosphokinase — protein sequence MSGITATGQKRLVLISGRAHPELAEQIAEHLGSELVPTDARTFANGEIYARFDESVRGSDAFVIQSHTSPINEWLMEQLIMVDALKRASAKRITVVAPFYPYARQDKKGRGREPISARLIADLFKAAGADRIMSVDLHAAQIQGFFDGPVDHLFAMPVLLEHMQRELDPSTLTVVSPDMGRVRVADIWSDKLGVPLAIIHKRRDPLVPNQVSVHEIVGDVKGRVCLLVDDLIDTGRTIVKAAEALKANGAIGVVVAATHAVFSDPAVELLQSEAIDSVVVTDTLPLPMHKRWEGLTVLPIAPLLANAIREVFTDGSVTSMFDGAA from the coding sequence AGCACCTCGGCAGTGAGCTGGTGCCCACCGACGCCCGCACCTTCGCGAACGGCGAGATCTACGCCCGGTTCGACGAGAGCGTGCGCGGGTCGGACGCGTTCGTGATCCAGTCGCACACCTCTCCCATCAACGAATGGCTCATGGAGCAGCTCATCATGGTGGACGCACTCAAGCGCGCCTCTGCCAAGCGCATCACGGTTGTGGCCCCGTTCTACCCGTACGCCCGCCAGGACAAGAAGGGCCGCGGCCGCGAGCCGATCTCGGCCCGCCTGATCGCCGACCTGTTCAAGGCCGCCGGCGCCGACCGGATCATGTCGGTCGACCTCCACGCCGCCCAGATCCAGGGCTTCTTCGACGGCCCGGTCGACCACCTCTTCGCCATGCCGGTGCTGCTGGAGCACATGCAGCGCGAGCTCGACCCGTCGACCCTGACCGTCGTCTCGCCCGACATGGGCCGCGTGCGCGTCGCCGACATCTGGAGCGACAAGCTCGGCGTGCCGCTGGCGATCATCCACAAGCGCCGCGACCCGCTGGTGCCCAACCAGGTCTCGGTGCACGAGATCGTCGGCGATGTGAAGGGCCGCGTCTGCCTCCTGGTCGACGACCTCATCGACACCGGCCGCACCATCGTGAAGGCGGCGGAGGCGCTCAAGGCGAACGGCGCGATCGGCGTCGTGGTGGCCGCGACGCACGCCGTGTTCAGCGACCCGGCGGTCGAGCTGCTGCAGTCGGAGGCGATCGACTCGGTCGTCGTCACAGACACGCTGCCGCTGCCGATGCACAAGCGCTGGGAGGGCCTCACCGTCCTGCCGATCGCGCCGCTGCTGGCGAACGCGATCCGCGAGGTCTTCACCGACGGCTCGGTGACCTCGATGTTCGACGGCGCCGCCTGA